In Ostrinia nubilalis chromosome 10, ilOstNubi1.1, whole genome shotgun sequence, a single genomic region encodes these proteins:
- the LOC135075372 gene encoding uncharacterized protein LOC135075372, producing the protein MTVFPESKQVEEPAGSIKGKCVNCLKGSNLIKTLVVIVCVGVVIQQIVTCINKLIDIPITTYTHFDFNRTLVYPSITFCREPPYKFDRMLEYGLITHPVLTSAWRNFNFSAVPLDKLWKDITYEPEEFFAQYGLNGEMHNVEVKETIGFMFGRCYTLTPKILSTRATRETGLSITLQYDSKDAATSVSIHPPGYHAYIHYSREPYTEVAVYNGGLIDYLYCKVGETIDVKLSVNKYVMISDDSEPCASEDSYSANTCTTKYVWDEVGQIAGCSGPWMKSDLPACDNFQSMRDLIVAYTLRYQAHNCSSCPRYCTSYLYNGFVTDRHMLEWDMIENKWTSKTGGSEFQTQLFVYFNNMMVSVYEERYNYDWNLFLSDLGGSVGFLLGLSVIGLMSIFGKIWNSIIKPYFQTPKTREDVQVPTMTPASEDIYKKKEMYDYCKTINWKNLYN; encoded by the exons ATGACTGTGTTTCCGGAAAGTAAG CAAGTTGAGGAGCCAGCAGGCTCCATAAAGGGCAAATGCGTGAACTGCTTGAAAGGATCCAACCTCATAAAGACGCTGGTGGTGATCGTGTGCGTCGGGGTCGTCATACAACAG ATAGTGACTTGCATCAACAAGCTAATTGACATACCGATAACGACGTACACCCACTTCGACTTCAACAGAACCCTCGTTTACCCCAGCATCACTTTCTGCAGGGAGCCTCCTTATAAATTTGATAGAATGCTG gaGTATGGCCTAATAACTCACCCTGTGCTCACAAGCGCGTGGCGTAATTTCAACTTCTCTGCCGTTCCCCTGGACAAACTTTGGAAGGACATCACGTATGAACCTGAGGAATTCTTTGCGCAGTACGGGTTGAATGGAGAAATGCACA ACGTAGAAGTGAAAGAAACCATAGGGTTCATGTTCGGTCGCTGCTACACCCTCACTCCCAAGATCCTCAGCACCAGAGCGACAAGGGAAACAGGGCTCTCCATCACGCTTCAGTATGATTCCAAGGACGCGGCTACATCGGTCAGCATTCACCCGCCAGGGTACCACGCCTACATCCATTACTCGAGGGAACCATACACAG AAGTAGCAGTGTACAACGGGGGTCTCATAGACTACTTGTACTGCAAGGTGGGAGAGACCATAGACGTGAAGTTGTCCGTGAACAAGTACGTCATGATCAGTGATGACAGTGAGCCCTGCGCTAGCGAAGACAGCTATAGTGCTAACACT TGCACGACAAAATATGTATGGGATGAAGTGGGCCAAATAGCGGGGTGTTCAGGGCCGTGGATGAAGAGTGACTTACCAGCTTGTGACAACTTTCAGTCAATGAGGGACCTGATCGTTGCTTACACGCT ACGGTACCAAGCGCACAACTGTAGCAGCTGTCCCCGATACTGCACTTCGTACCTATACAACGGCTTCGTGACAGACCGTCACATGCTAGAATGGGACATGATAGAGAACAAGTGGACCAGCAAAACTGGCGGCTCTGAATTTCAGACTCAG CTTTTCGTGTACTTCAACAACATGATGGTGTCAGTTTATGAAGAACGGTATAACTACGATTGGAATCTGTTTCTGTCGGACCTTGGAGGCAGTGTA GGCTTTCTTCTAGGCCTCTCCGTGATCGGCCTCATGTCGATCTTCGGGAAGATCTGGAATTCCATCATCAAGCCTTACTTCCAGACTCCGAAGACCAGGGAAGACGTCCAGGTACCAACTATGACTCCTGCCTCTGAAGACATCTACAAGAAAAAAGAAATGTATGATTATTGCAAAACTATTAATTGGAAGAATTTATACAATTAG
- the LOC135075673 gene encoding protein yellow, whose translation MGGLKTLVLLQLVYITTCMDQLHIVYEWKQLDYQFTTPEARQQALDSKTFIPENNIPMGLEVFEDRLFITVPRWRTGVPSSLNYVNLKDNSTTAPKLIPYPSWAAHSTGSDGKPPEIISPFRVRADRCGRLWVLDNGKIGNLENNTIKYPPSIIIYDLKTDNLIRKYVFPDDQVKEDSGFANIAVEDSDCAKTYAYAGDVGKAGIVVYSFDKNESWRITHHYFHPDPLACDFSVKGLNFNWTDAIFGIGISAPNADNYSTLYFHPMASYNEFSVSTEYLRNQSIADANFDAFKVLGNRGPNAQSSASFLDPKTGVLFYSLVNLNAVACWRTSNKEYNMVNQGRIYMNEDTMVYPTDIKVDYNDSVWILSNRLPIWMYSKLNPNEVNFRVFSAPVLDAISHTACDVTPRSDILDKYKNKFLNITNKIASKFRPNSAPSLAVPFAVILCSWVLSMALY comes from the exons ATGGGGGGTCTCAAGACCCTCGTTCTTCTGCAACTGGTCTACATAACCACCTGCATGGACCAGCTGCACATAGTCTACGAGTGGAAGCAGTTGGACTACCAGTTCACGACCCCTGAGGCTCGTCAGCAAGCCTTAGACTCCAAGACCTTCATTCCAGAGAACAACATCCCCATGGGCTTGGAGGTGTTCGAGGATAGACTGTTCATAACTGTTCCGAGGTGGAGGACTGGGGTGCCTTCTAGTTTGAACTACGTCAATCTGAAAG ATAACTCAACAACCGCACCAAAGCTAATTCCATACCCAAGTTGGGCAGCTCACTCCACGGGGTCGGATGGGAAACCTCCAGAAATCATCTCACCTTTTCGAGTTCGTGCTGACCGCTGCGGCCGCCTCTGGGTCCTCGACAACGGGAAGATTGGAAACCTAGAGAACAACACCATCAAGTACCCACCCTCCATCATCATCTACGACCTCAAAACTGACAACCTCATAAGAAAATACGTCTTCCCCGATGACCAAGTCAAAGAGGACTCCGGTTTCGCAAACATCGCCGTTGAAGACTCAGACTGCGCGAAGACCTACGCCTACGCTGGCGATGTAGGAAAAGCTGGCATCGTCGTCTACTCATTCGATAAGAACGAGTCCTGGCGCATCACTCACCACTACTTCCACCCTGACCCATTGGCCTGCGACTTCAGCGTAAAAGGCCTCAACTTCAACTGGACAGACGCCATCTTCGGCATCGGAATTTCAGCCCCAAATGCTGACAACTACAGCACTTTATATTTCCACCCCATGGCCAGTTATAATGAATTTTCTGTATCAACAGAGTACTTGAGAAACCAATCTATAGCTGATGCCAATTTTGACGCATTCAAGGTTTTGGGTAATAGAGGCCCTAACGCACAATCCAGCGCATCATTTTTGGACCCTAAAACTGGGGTCCTCTTTTATTCTCTTGTTAACCTCAATGCTGTTGCCTGCTGGAGGACCTCAAACAAAGAGTACAACATGGTGAATCAGGGAAGAATTTACATGAACGAAGACACGATGGTGTACCCCACAGACATCAAGGTAGACTACAACGACAGTGTTTGGATTCTATCAAATCGGCTACCTATCTGGATGTACAGCAAATTGAACCCTAATGAAGTCAACTTTAGGGTGTTTTCGGCTCCTGTTCTGGATGCCATAAGTCACACAGCTTGTGATGTGACTCCTAGGTCTGATATTTTGGATAAATATAAGAATAAGTTTTTGAATATTACAAATAAGATTGCCTCAAAGTTCAGGCCAAATTCTGCGCCGTCGTTAGCTGTGCCATTTGCTGTGATCTTATGCAGTTGggtattgtctatggctttatacTGA